GTAGAGGGGAGTGTTTTTTCTTAATAATTGATTAATTAATACTTAAAAACTCCTGTATCTGTTACTATTTGTTAGTTTCAAAAATTGACATTTTTGAGAATGAAAAAACCCTGGTTAAAGTGGGGATAACAATTTTTTGCCCTCACCCTTAACCTCAGAAAGTTACCGAATGATGAAAGATAGTTGCGTAATAAAATAATAAAATATAGTTATCTTAAATTAAGGAAAATTTTGATAAATTTCTTTGCGGTGTAAAAATCTAACAAATCTTACTTTATTTTTAAAAGCATAAATACCAATGCGATAATCTCCTACTCTAATTCGATAATAATTACTTTCTCCTTTCAAAAATTTGATGTTATTAATTTGTTTTAAATTTTCAGCTTTTTCAATATCTTCTATTACTAACTTAATTTTATTTAAAAGTTTAGCATCTTTAAATTTTTTGTAAATCCTTTTAAAAACTTTTTCTAAATTCTACCTCCATTATTTTTGTTCTAAAATTTTAAAAATAGATTTTTTATCAACTAACTCGGTTTTTTCTCCTTCTTCAATAGCCTTAGATAGGTCAATATCTTCTATGATTTCTGTAATTAAATCAGATAATTCTTCTTTATTTTCACTAATAAGCTCTAAAATTACCTCTTTTAAAGTTTGTTTTAATTGATTACTTTATGATTGTATTCTTCAGGATATTAGTATATTATTAATGAATATGTTGATATAATTCCCTAAAATGCTATGGAAGGCAACCACAAATATCTACACTATCAAGACCTTAAGGAATATTATCATTGTTTAAAAATAATTGACGATCAAATTAATCAATTATCTTCTGCAAAACAGGATTTATATTGGTGTGAAAGTAAGTTGCAAGAAGCACAAGAGTTAGTTAAACCATTTGGCTTTACGAATCAAAGCATCAATAACCTTCCCCAAGTAAACTTTTATTCAAAAAGAATAGAGAGGGAAAAAGTTCAGAATATCCTACAATCCATAACCAAAAATGGTGAGGAGATACTTAAGAACGAACAATTTATTATTATTTTTAATGAGAGAATAAACTCATATGTATTGTCCAAACCTACTTTAGCAGAAAAATTAAAGCAATTAACAACAGAAAAATTATTGTTACAAATTGGTATTGTTATTTATATTTGCTCTTAGGGTTTTAGGTGCTATACTATCAGGGGCTTCAAAAAGATGAAAAAATCAAACAAATCTAACTCCTCCGAATACTTTGACTTTTTTAATTTATTTGGACAACTAAAGAAAAAGAATGAAGAAATAAAAGAAATAAACAAAAAACTTGCTGATGACAAAAATATATTATACCTAGAAAATACAGAAATACCAAGATTATTGAATGTTATTTCTGAGTGTAAAAATCGAATTATCAAGTTCTTTTCTGAACTAAATGAATATACAAAGTTAGCACATAAATTTAAACAAGAAAAAGAAGATGATTTAAAGCAAATATTAAATGAGCAATCAATCAATATTAATAAAATCATGAGTAGGATTTGTCTTCCAGATTTTCAAAATAATTCTCCTCGTCTCTTAACTCTTAATTGGGGTGATCCTTTATGGATTCCTTCGGAAAATGATCCCTGCCATTGGCAACCTCAAACCACAGGTTTAGCACCTGAAGTTATCCGTATTGGAGAAATTGGACTAAAATATAATAGTAATCTCCTACGATTCCCCGCTCTTGTTCCCATCCGTGACTTTTCTAAGGAATTACAGGGTTGTAAATCTGGACATATTGCCTTTTATTCTCAGGATGCTAACTCTCGTCAAACCACTCTTTTAGCTTTACAATCCGTTGCTTTTAGAATGATTAGCACCTTCCCCGTGCGAAAATTTAAAGGCATCTTTATAGATCCTGTGGGTATGGGAGATACTTTTCCCTTTGGCAATTTACATGAATTTATCACCAGTCAAAGAATCTATACCCGTGCCGATGACATTCGGGAACAATTACGGGGTTTAACCGAACACATTGAGCAAGTAATTCAAAATTATTTAGGCAGTAATTACTCCAGCATCGAAGATTATAACCTTGAAGCAGGGGCAATTTCCGAGCCCTATCGTTACTTATTTATCGCTGATTTTCCCACAGGTTTTGATCAACGTGCCTTAGAAGATTTAAAAAGTATTCTCCTCAACGGTCCAAAAACAGGGGTTTATGTCATCCTACACATCGACAAAAATTTAGAAAAGCCCAGAAATTTTGATTACCAAACCTTCAACGATTTCTGCTCCATTATCGATAAATTTACCAATAATTCTCTGTATCAGATTTATTTTCCCAATATTTCTCAGCCTTTCTCTTTAATTTTAGATCAGCCTCCCCCTAACGAACTATTTAACCAAATGGCAGAAGCCATTAATCAGGCAATCAGAAACGTCAAAGTTGATACTGTAGCCTTTTCCAAACTCTATCCTGACGTTAATTGGTATGCTGACAGTCGCAAAGAAATTAGAACTCCCATTGGTTTGATGGGTGCAAAGGATAAACTAGAATTTTGGTTCGGGGAAAATGAAGATGGAGGCATCGTCAGTAATGGTTTATTAGCAGGAAAACCCGGTGCAGGTAAAAGTTTTACCCTCCATGCCATCATCCTCAGTCTAGCCATGCAATATTCCCCCGATGAATTGGAATTATATTTACTAGATTTTAAGCAGGGAGTAGAATTTCAAATTTATGTCGATGCAGAAAAAGGCGAAAATCGTAATTCTAGGGAAGAATTAGACGAAACAAGGGCTTTACCCCATGCGAAAGTTATTTCCATCGAGAGCGATCGAGAATTTGGCTTAAGTGTTTTAGAATATGTTAATCAACAAATAGAAGAACGCAGTAAACTATTCAAGTCCGCAGGTAACTTTGAAAAAATCTATGAATACCGCAACGCTACGGGTAATAAATTACCTCGTATTTTGGTGTTAATCGATGAGTTTCAATATATGTTTCAAGAAAGTGATCAGATTGCCCAACGCCTTAACGTAGTCATGGAAAATATCGTAAGACAAGGACGAGCCTTTGGTATTCACTTATTAATCGCCTCTCAATCTCCCAATGTGTCTAATATGAATCGCAAAATCTATGACTTTCTCGATTTACGCATGGCATTACAAATGCCTCAAAACACCGCAGGTTATGTATTAAATGAAGGTAACACCGATGCCATTGACTTATTAGATCGACCCGGTAAAATGATCTATAATCGCAACTTTGGCAACAAAAACTATAACGATATTGGGCAAGTAGCGGACATATCAGCAGAAGAAAGAAATAAGGCTTTGACTCACATTCAAAACGTGGCAAAAGAAAGACAATATCAACGCCCCGAACCGCTAGTGTTATTCTACGGCTCAAAACCAACTCAATTAAAAGATAATCGCCAATTAGTCCAATTAATGAAAATGAATCAATGGTTATCTTTAAGGGAATTAAACAAACAGGTAATTAAAGATCCTGATTGGATTGTACCAGAAAGCCCCGGAGTATTTTGGTTAGGTGAACCCATGCGCATCGGCAATCACACTCAGGGAATCTTTCGCCGTCGCCCTCGTAGTAATCTGTTATTAGTAGGAAATTCTGAAGAAACCATTTTCGGCATTATTAGCGGTATTTTAATTAGTTTAATCCACTGCTATCAACCCCAAAAAGCAAAGTTTAATATCATTGATTTATCCATCGAAGATGAGGATAATTATTGGACAGAAATGACCGTTAACTTTAGGGATATTTTTAATGAATTTTTCCCTGTTCAAATTGCAAAAAAATATGGTGATAAAGAACAACAAATAATTAAGGCAGAAACCTTATTAAAAGAAACTTTTGAAGAGTTTGAAAGAAGATTAAAACTAAGAGATGAAAACCCTGAACTTAACCCCGATGAATTAGGAGACTCATTATTTTTTATCTATGCTATTGGAGGAATAAATAAAGCATCAAATTTACGCCCTGTCATGGGAAGGAGAGAAGAAGAACCTTCCGAGGATGCTCAAAAAATTCTGGAGTTAATTTCTAAAGGTTCAGAGTTAGGTATTCACACTATTTTATGGTTAGAAGATATGAAAGGTTTTGCCAAACTAAGTAGCAATAATCGCCAGTGGTTAGGTAACTTTGATTTGCGAGTAGGTTTAACCATGTCAGGGGATAATTCCCGTTTATTATTAGGAGAATCTTTTGCCGAAAAATTACCCCGATTAAGGGCATATTTTAAGGATGATTCTTTAAGCATCGATTTAGATAAATTTAAACCTTATGCTGTACCAAGTAAAACAGAAATGCTTGAATATGCCACTAATTTTAAGAAAAGGAAATCGTCCCAATAACAATTAAATTCTCCCCTTTGTTTAAGGGGGTTTAGGGGGGATAAAATTCTTTTTTTAAGAAGAGTTAAGACAGATAAAATTGGAACTATTATTATTATGAATAAACAACAAGTTATCGATATTATCAAAGCACATCAAACACAAATCCATGATTTTGCCGTTAAAGAATTGTTTTTATTTGGTTCAGTGGCAAGGGGAGAAGAAACAGAAGATAGCGATGTTGACTTTTTAGTCAATTTTAATCAACCAGTAGGATTATTTACATTATTGAAATTAAAAAGTTATTTAGAAGATTTATTAGGGTGTTCTGTGGATATTGGTACATCTGAATCTCTGCGTCCTCATCTAAAAGAAACAGTATTAAAGGAGGTTATTCGTGCCATCTAGGGAGTTTGAGTTAAGAATTCAGGATATGTTGACAGAGATTGAAGTTGTTGAAGATACCGTCAAAGACTTAAATTTTGAAACCTTTGCCCAAAATCAACAGGCTTTACGGGTAATATTGTATGGTTTAGCAGTGATTGGTGAGGCAGTAGCAAAAACTATTGATGAACTAGAAACGCAAGATTCAAACATTCCTTGGAGGCAGATTAGAGGATTGCGAAATATGGTAATTCATGAATATTTTAGAGTGGATTTGGTTCTGATTTGGCAAACGATACAAGAAGATTTACCAATGCTTAAAGAATCTTTATTACACATTCAAAATAATTTAAGGGATACAAAATAATTTTTGATCAATTTAAACTTTATGCGGTATTAAATAACACGGAAATGCTAGAATACAAAAATAATTTTAAGGGATATTTTAAACTATTAGGGGGAAATTTGATGACACAGGATATTGATGTTGATATTGATGAATTAAAGGAATTTATTGATACTTTACAATATTTTCAGGATGTAATGAGCGATCGATTTCAAGCAGTAGAATATGATTGGAATCGTTGTGATGAATCTTGGGAAGGGGAATCAAAAAAACGTTTTACCTCTGATTTTGAAGAAGTGTACGATCGCACTAAAAGAACTTTAACGGCGGGGGAAGATGCCTTAGAATGGCTCAAAAAATATTATCAAATATTAGAAGATTTTGAAAGATTTTAAGAATAAAAAATATGGCAGAACAAACAAAATTTAACCGACAAGATGCTGAAGATTTATTAAGGGAATTACAAAAATTTAACAACATTCTTAACTATGAATGGATAAAAGTTTTAAGAAAATGGGAAACACTACAATCATGTTGGCATGACAAACAATTTGAAGAATTTGAGCCTCTTTTTCAAAAATTCAAAGCTAATTATCAAGATGCAGAAAATAAAAGTGAGGAATTTATCCGTTTTATTCAAGAACAAATAACCATTAGTGAAGAAAGACAAAGAGTATTAAGTAATTTTCAGAGAATTAGAAACTCATAATATTAATCAGAAATAAGAAAAAAATTAAATCATAGCGTTTATCTGAATGCTAAAGACATGACAATTATCCGTATTCGGGAATGGGAAATAATCTGTATCTGCACTACCTGAGTTCGATATAAGAAAAATGGTAAAAGTAAGGTGGGGAGGCATGGGAGGTGTGGGAAGCATGGAAGAAAGAATTTAAAAATAAGTAAAACAACCATTAAAATTAGGAAATAAGAAAGAAAAATCAATTGTAAATAGTTTTAAATCAATATTTGCCAAGTTTAACTCCGAACTCAGGTCTGCACTAGCATTAAAAAACTACAACCCCCCAATACCCCAATAACTCAACACCCGAAACCTGAAACCTAACCTTTGTATAGCTTTTAACCCAAACTACTTAATTCTTCTGGTTGGTGATAAAATTGAGATTCGAGGTTAAAGCCACGATAAGCCATGATATACAATTCCTTCATGTCCTTAATTAGAGGATAACGGGGATTTGTACCAGTGCATTGATCATCAAAGGCTTGTTCCGCTAAATCCTCGATCCCGAAGGGATCTGCTTCGCAGTACGCACCTCCCCACAAAAGCTCGATCACTTTCTGATTAATAAATGATTTAATCAATAGAAACCATATCAATACTAGAGATATATCTCTTTTATCCTGAGTTCGGGATAAATTTTCATCTATGAATGATGGAGAAAAAAGGCAAAAGGCAAGAGGCAAGAGGCGAACCCCCCTTTATCCCCCCTCGAGAGGGGGGAGGGCAAAGGAAAAATTAAGAATTAGGAATTAAAAACCCCGAACACTCATTATTTGTTACTCATTACTCGTTATTTATTACTTTCTCTCAACACCTGCAACCTGCAACCTGAAACCTGACACCTACCCTTATCCAATATTCTTAAACTGAACTGAAGTAATGTCGAGATTTATGCCAACGCCTCAAAAGCGATTCCTTCTTCTGTGAAGTTGAAACCACTATCTAAGATACTTTGACGTTCTGCTTCTCCTACAAATATGTATCCTCCGGGTTGAGTTTGGAAGCGGAAAATATCATTAGCTTGTTGAGCATCTGCACCATAGGTATAGAATGCTAAACCTTCTTCAATAAAGTTAGTATAGTTTTCTTTGATGCTTTGACGCTCTGCTTCTCCTACGTACAAATATGCGCCCCCAAGGTTACTATTACGAAAACGGTAAATGGGTTCTAAGTTTTCTCCGTCTTCTAATGCCACTTTGAAGGCTTCTCCTTCTTCTACAAAATTGAAGCCACCTTGTAAGATTCTTTGTCTTTCTTGGTTCTCTACATAAATGTAAGTTCCTTCACCGGTGCGAAAACGATAAATACTGGTGTTAAGTAAATTATCTGTCGTCAAGTCATCTACAGCAATAGTGCGATCGCTGAATTGTATTTGTTCCACATTGGTTAATGTGTCTGTATTTGTGCCAACGGTGACAACACCATTCTCTACAGTGATGGAAAATTCATTAAATGCACCATCATAGATAACTGTATCGAACCCTTCTCCGCCGTCAATTTGATTATTAACGCCACTTTGTCCGCTACCGATAATAACGTCATCCCCTGCACCAGCATTGACAATGTTATTTCCACCAGCAGGATTGATGCGATCGCTTCCTGAACCAGTGGTAATATCATCATCACCATCCCCAGTGGTTACTTGATTATTTCCATTACCAAGGTTAATAACATTGTTGCCATTTCCTGTGGTAATGATATTGTTTCCATTTCCTCCTGTAATAGTATAATTGTCATCGCCAAGATTTAGTTCTCTGTCTTCGTCATCAAAGTTGATGTTTTCATCATTAACAGGATTAACTGTCACATTAACTGTTGCCGTGTCAGTGCCACCATTGCCGTCACTAATGGTATAGGTAAAGCTATCTTCACCATTAAAATCAGCATTAGGAGTATAAGTAACAGTACCGTCATTATTATTTGTTACTGTGCCATTTTCGCCGTTAGTAACTTCTGTAATGGTTAAATCATCCCCGTCAATGTCCGTATCATTGGTTAAGAGTGCGATCGCATCTGGTGTATCTTCATCTGTAATTAACTCATCATCTACAGCTATGGGATTATCATTAACAGAATTGACTGTTACATTAACTGTTGCCGTGTCAGTGCCACCATTACCGTCACTAATGGTATAGGTAAAGCTATCTTCGCCATTAAAATCAGTATTAGGAGTATAAATGACAGTACCATCATTATTGTTTGTTACTGTGCCATTTTCGCCGTTAGTAACTTCTGTAATGGTTAAATCATCCTCATCAATGTCCGTATCATTGGTTAAGAGTGCGATCGCATCTGGTGTATCTTCATCTGTAATTAACTCATCATCTACAGCTATAGGATTATCGTTCACCCCTTCGATGGTGATAGTTACGATGGCAGTATCTACTCCTCCACGATTATCAGTAATGGTATATTCAAAAGTAGTAGTTGCCGTTTCTCCTTGGGATAGGGATTCAAACTCACCATCAGGATTATAAGTCACTGTACCATCATTGTTAAGAGTGACAAGACCAATGGTATTGCTAGAGTTAATACTCTTAATGACTAGGTTATCTCCATCAGTATCACTATCATTATCCAATAAATTATCGATACTAACAGAACTATTCTCTTGTGTTGTAATAGTATCGTCTT
This is a stretch of genomic DNA from Cyanobacterium aponinum PCC 10605. It encodes these proteins:
- a CDS encoding FtsK/SpoIIIE domain-containing protein, which produces MKKSNKSNSSEYFDFFNLFGQLKKKNEEIKEINKKLADDKNILYLENTEIPRLLNVISECKNRIIKFFSELNEYTKLAHKFKQEKEDDLKQILNEQSININKIMSRICLPDFQNNSPRLLTLNWGDPLWIPSENDPCHWQPQTTGLAPEVIRIGEIGLKYNSNLLRFPALVPIRDFSKELQGCKSGHIAFYSQDANSRQTTLLALQSVAFRMISTFPVRKFKGIFIDPVGMGDTFPFGNLHEFITSQRIYTRADDIREQLRGLTEHIEQVIQNYLGSNYSSIEDYNLEAGAISEPYRYLFIADFPTGFDQRALEDLKSILLNGPKTGVYVILHIDKNLEKPRNFDYQTFNDFCSIIDKFTNNSLYQIYFPNISQPFSLILDQPPPNELFNQMAEAINQAIRNVKVDTVAFSKLYPDVNWYADSRKEIRTPIGLMGAKDKLEFWFGENEDGGIVSNGLLAGKPGAGKSFTLHAIILSLAMQYSPDELELYLLDFKQGVEFQIYVDAEKGENRNSREELDETRALPHAKVISIESDREFGLSVLEYVNQQIEERSKLFKSAGNFEKIYEYRNATGNKLPRILVLIDEFQYMFQESDQIAQRLNVVMENIVRQGRAFGIHLLIASQSPNVSNMNRKIYDFLDLRMALQMPQNTAGYVLNEGNTDAIDLLDRPGKMIYNRNFGNKNYNDIGQVADISAEERNKALTHIQNVAKERQYQRPEPLVLFYGSKPTQLKDNRQLVQLMKMNQWLSLRELNKQVIKDPDWIVPESPGVFWLGEPMRIGNHTQGIFRRRPRSNLLLVGNSEETIFGIISGILISLIHCYQPQKAKFNIIDLSIEDEDNYWTEMTVNFRDIFNEFFPVQIAKKYGDKEQQIIKAETLLKETFEEFERRLKLRDENPELNPDELGDSLFFIYAIGGINKASNLRPVMGRREEEPSEDAQKILELISKGSELGIHTILWLEDMKGFAKLSSNNRQWLGNFDLRVGLTMSGDNSRLLLGESFAEKLPRLRAYFKDDSLSIDLDKFKPYAVPSKTEMLEYATNFKKRKSSQ
- a CDS encoding nucleotidyltransferase family protein encodes the protein MNKQQVIDIIKAHQTQIHDFAVKELFLFGSVARGEETEDSDVDFLVNFNQPVGLFTLLKLKSYLEDLLGCSVDIGTSESLRPHLKETVLKEVIRAI
- a CDS encoding HepT-like ribonuclease domain-containing protein gives rise to the protein MLTEIEVVEDTVKDLNFETFAQNQQALRVILYGLAVIGEAVAKTIDELETQDSNIPWRQIRGLRNMVIHEYFRVDLVLIWQTIQEDLPMLKESLLHIQNNLRDTK
- a CDS encoding WXG100 family type VII secretion target, with the translated sequence MTQDIDVDIDELKEFIDTLQYFQDVMSDRFQAVEYDWNRCDESWEGESKKRFTSDFEEVYDRTKRTLTAGEDALEWLKKYYQILEDFERF